The genomic interval ggagtacccggagaaaacccacgcatgcacggggagaacatgcaaactccacacagagatgcccgagggtgggattgaaccctggtctcctagctgtgaggtctgcgcgctaacccctagaccaccgtgccgccctgcactATACCACTGAAGGCTAAAAGCAAACTCAGTATGCATGGATGCATGACTCTCTGGAAGAAAATAGACACATTGTGACATTAAACTACACCTTTAAAAGGATGTGTATTAATACAAGAGTGAAGTGTGACAAGGAAATGTTCATCTTCCTGTCCGGTGCTCCCTGTAAATCTTCTCAGGCTATACATCTAGTAAAATAGTTCCTGTGTCCAGCCAGCTTCTACAGCTCCCAGAAGGTCATTATATTCACCATATTCCTCTCCTGCTACCAATCACACACATCCCACCTGTTGATGCTGTGATACCATCATTGAGCGTGCATGTCCACTGCTTTAATGATGTCTCTGTAGTATCTGCAGATTCTCAGATTCTTCTTGTTAAGGCAAACAGAAAAATGGCTGTGGAGGTTACGACAAGCCAGGCTTTCCCCATGAGTCTGGATCATATCACAGATGACATCCTTTGTAATGACTCTGAAGCCACGCTgcctgtaattaaaaaaaacggtcAGCAGCCTACACCTCAGATGAAGGATTCAGTGTGTTTGAGTTCCAATTTGAACCCCTGATCCAAGCCTCTACTATAGTATGTAACCCCATCTTACTCAGGGAATGACataaaggaggaggaggcagctCCTCAGAGACTGCTGCCAATTTGACAAGCTGGCAGAAAACACTTCCAAGGACCTGGAAAAGTTCCAAGTACCCTTCTCCTTCAGAGAGGACATTGCCAATTGTTCTCATTAAAGAGCAGCTTTAAGTGTGATAGATACCATGCAGCATCATTAGCTTTAGTATAGAGTCTGTCGCTTTATTAACTGGCTGTTAAAGCTTTACTTCTTAtaggatgcatgcatgcatgcatgcttggCTTGAGTAGGTGTTATTTGACCTTATTTAGCTACATTATCTCTCACTATGATGCACTATATCTACGCTACTACAAACATGTTGCCACGTTGTTGTCTATACAAAACACTGTGTTTTGTACCAGACAATGattatataacaaaataaagtcaaatatatacactatttgctttcataatatattgtAGTTCCCTGTTGTGGTGACTTAAACTATAGTACATTTCCCCCTCAATACACCAGctattattttgcttttattgcactcaaaaaaaataaatgtttagcctcaacaaaaaaaaaatcaacgcaacagtttccattcgtctttcttagttatgacaacttaatttgaaattgctttgaaccaacaaacaatattgcattgcacgaattagcttttcctcttcactcaaagcttatcttaagtaatgtttttttattattaagtttaattatttttttatttttgtattttattatttttttataaaatttatatttattttttatatttattttatacatatatatatacatataaatatataaatatatttatatatatatatatatttataaataaaatttataaaaaataattaatttaattattaataattattaagtaatgcttactcaataattgttgtcatagggccAAGTTttgtaactcaaaaaaatatgttttattcaaagtagcttaatttgttgtctagttaattataataacaatgcacacagctttttaagtagcagtaactatatactatatatatatatatatatatatatatatatatatatatatatatatatatatatatatatatatatatatatatatatatatatgagataTGTTAAGAGAAActaagctaattttattaagtcatggcaacttgaattttgttttaagtttaccaacaataaaattttagtatatgacatgctaaattaaattcatgtaatagccaacattattatttgaacataactcaaaaaaataaagttagcaacttagaaagttcatctaaatcaattaattacattttttttacattgcatttatgtattaaaccaagtggtgtcaacagataccctgaattactttttagagtgtgcAACATAACCACCATAAATCAAAAATATGTGGACACCATATAAAGCATGCAAAGTGTACATACACAAAATATCTTAGTAGTCTCTTTATTGCTGTAAAAACCTTAATAAATtccgtatatatacataaatataccaaaataaggTTCCCCCAAGATGTATAAAAAAGTTAACTATTGACATTATTGACGGTTCAGTTCATGTAAAGTGCAAAAAGGGTCTCTTTTATATATTCTAGAACCACATCTAATCTAaagtatgatatatatataccatactGTAAGCTAAAGCTGTAATAGTTGTCTCCTACTGTACTTCCGGTgtgattaaattaattttaacgTTTCCCACTGTGACTTTCCTCCACGTCACTGAGAGGAGAAGATTCCCCATCACTGCTGTGGCAAGAAGTGCTTTTATTCAGATCAGATTTAGGCCCCAGTATGATGAGGTGGGAAGAGGGAGGGTCCCGTCGTGGGTTCTGGTCCGGGATGAGAGTGTGAATGAGGTTCTTCCTGGTGGTTTTGTCCGTGGAAGCTGCATGAGAGTTTCTGTGTTCCTGGTGCACCACTCCAGCCAGAAGCTCCGACAGCTCCGTGATGTAAATCTGCGCCATTTGGAGTGTGTCATACTTGGAGAGCTTCTTCTCGTTCTCCAAAGAAGGAATGACACTCCTTAGTTCATCGAAGGCTTTGTTGAGGCCGTGCATCCTTCTTCTCTCCCGTGCGTTCGCTGCCACCCGTCGGTGTCTCTGGGGGCCGCAGTGCGCCGTCGTCTCGCTCGCTTCCTCTCTACCGGCCTCGGGGATCCCTGTGGCGGATGCAGCGTCTGGCATCTCTGGCACAAGGTGCTCCACCAGCGGGGGGTTCGCGTCTCGCATCGCAAAGACGCGCAGGGAATTGGGACAGATCCAACTTTTTGCAGCCACGTTATTATTTTGCGTGAAGTCCTCAACATACTGTGGCCAGTTTGGAAGCTCTGTTTTGGTGCTCATCTTGCCCGCTTGGCTCACAAGTACTTTGCACTGAAAGAGCCATGCAACATTTTAtataagtcccccccccccccctcctcctccctcttttAACACCCCTGTCACTGCCCTCACTCTTTGACAGGTCTGCTGCagccaaacaccccccccccctctctgaaACGAGACAAAGCTCATCCTTTTCTTACACCTATTGTGCATTGTAACTCAATCATGACCTTATTATTAACTTCACACAGAAGCTTGGCATGGGTATTAATCatttaagacaggggtgtcaaacatacggcccgcgggccggaaccggcccccaaggaggttcgatcaggcccgcaggataatttgaaagtgggaaaaaatgcataaaagacatggaattaatatttttaatatgctgcaattcatggattatccgctaaggggcgcactctttccatcagagtagaagacaagccgcatcactgagacagactgaaaacagcagacggtatcaatgcgccataattttaatggtccggcccacttgacatctccctaggccgtatgtggcccacgatgcgaaatgagtttgacacccctgatttaagagcttagaccaggggtgggcaaactttttgactcgcgggccgctttgagttaacaaaattgtctcggggggggggggggcagaatatatatttaatacgcactattttacgcttataattcagacagtccgcattgaattattagtctaattttatctgtaaaagtgtcgtactatcagttgtatgttctcatgtcacttttttcaGGAGCTTTAAACATCACAGCAAATtccgaaattgaattttacagttttttttctgaatcatacatccgacttgacttatgttgccagctgttgtatgttaaaatttgaaatatttagaagcagttgatgtttgctaaataatcactaataaatacaataaatcactatattgacagttactatggtacccattacgtcattgtatggtcatatcacctgtacttcggtacgtgacaaaaaaaactaaaaaaaaaaaccttaaaccatattaggaaagcaggaagtgatcaaattattatgtcattgtagggtcacatcacctcgtacttcggtacgaggtacattattaaaaaaaaaaactgtattatggaaagcaggaagtgaacaaatgtaacagttactgattgtaaaagtaccagatggaggggtaggatttaataagctttgcttcttcctactccttttggacatgtggaactgtgaactgattatgtgatgcattcaattgtaatctgatgcatggtcaaatgaaataaaaccatgaccattactatagaaagcaactggcaggccggattcaaccgcttagtgggccgcatgtggcccccgggccgtagtttgcccacccctggcttagacagAAGATGACTGATCACTCCCTTTAAACAACTACACAAAAATACTACAACATTTCAGCTTgaatttttgcaatatttgaaCATAATCCgacacgcatacatacatgtgtatgTTATGGTAGTTCGTGGAAAGCGGATTCGGATTCATTTCTCATGGACTTGTTAATTGACCTTAGTGGGGATAAGGTGAGTTTGTTCTCAAACAAATTGTAAACATTATTTGCAGAAGAATAATAAAAGGACCAGGTGGAAGGCAAGGGCCTGAGAGACACACCTGTCTATGGCAGAGCCAAGGTAACTGATAAGTTGTCTTCTCAAAGCCATTTATGAATcgtttaaaaagccatagcatcaCATTTATATCTATGATTTTTCTACTTAGAATGCACAACGTTGAGATGCAGTGTAGTTGTTGATGGTTGCTTTATGTATGTAGC from Doryrhamphus excisus isolate RoL2022-K1 chromosome 23, RoL_Dexc_1.0, whole genome shotgun sequence carries:
- the atoh1b gene encoding protein atonal homolog 1b, giving the protein MSTKTELPNWPQYVEDFTQNNNVAAKSWICPNSLRVFAMRDANPPLVEHLVPEMPDAASATGIPEAGREEASETTAHCGPQRHRRVAANARERRRMHGLNKAFDELRSVIPSLENEKKLSKYDTLQMAQIYITELSELLAGVVHQEHRNSHAASTDKTTRKNLIHTLIPDQNPRRDPPSSHLIILGPKSDLNKSTSCHSSDGESSPLSDVEESHSGKR